A stretch of Henckelia pumila isolate YLH828 chromosome 4, ASM3356847v2, whole genome shotgun sequence DNA encodes these proteins:
- the LOC140862629 gene encoding uncharacterized mitochondrial protein AtMg00860-like, whose product MRKCKKRRSGLDMTTMSSGYAVGLTNAPAVFMNLMNKIAFLGHLVSARDIEVDLSKLEEIQNWVAPKNAMEIRSFLGLAGYYRRFIQDFFKISLPLTSLTQKDVKFEWSDQCEKSFIEMKERLMTSPLLDDASKSGLGVVLMQDDKVLG is encoded by the exons ATGAGGAAGTGCAAAAAACGGCGTTCAGGACTCGATATGACCACTATGAGTTCTGGTTATGCcgttgggttgaccaatgcccCAGCAGTAttcatgaatttgatgaacAAG attgcatttttgggtcatCTAGTTTCGGCGAGAGATATTGAAGTTGATCTATCCAAGTTAGAAGAGATTCAGAATTGGGTTGCTCCGAAGAATGCTATGGAAATAcggagtttcttgggtttagcggGCTACTACCGGAGATTCATTCAAGATTTCTTCAAGATATCTCTGCCACTGACGTCTTTGACCCAGAAAGATGTGAAGTTTGAGTGGTCAGATCAATGTGAGAAGAGTTTTATTGAGATGAAGGAAAGACTGATGACATCACCATTGCTAGATGATGCTTCCAAGAGTGGTTTAGGGGTTGTTCTCATGCAAGATGATAAG GTGCTAGGATAG